The Nitrospira sp. KM1 genome includes a window with the following:
- the zwf gene encoding glucose-6-phosphate dehydrogenase: MGVNTDRVMPSDALVLFGVSGDLVHKMIFPSLYAMVIRGHLDIPIIGVASSEWNVDRLTKHVRHSIDAAGGVTDHQAFRRLLSLLRYVKGDYRDETTFAAIKRELRSASRPAHYLAIPPTLFATVIQGLGAAGLANEARLIVEKPFGRDLASAQALNRTAQSVFPESSIFRIDHYLGKEAIMNILYFRFANSFLEPIWNRNYIAGVQLTLSEAFGVKTRGAFYESAGCLRDVIQNHLLQVVALLAMEPPAYQGYAAIHSEKAKVFQAMRSLKPRDVVRGQYAGYRLEPGVAKGSNVETYCAVRLFIDSWRWDGVPWYLRSGKCLAETAAEVLVELKDPPQKLFSDSTLSAERTNYLRFRLSPRTAVALAARTKRPGHEFVGDQQELYLLDEHPGEEGPYERLLGDALLGDNALFTRQDAVEAAWAVVDPVLKRHSKVLPYKRGSWGPVGRDQGVEPERGWHNPELGGLNTRRPKRQRT, translated from the coding sequence ATGGGAGTGAACACCGACCGCGTGATGCCATCAGACGCGTTAGTTCTGTTTGGAGTGAGCGGAGATTTGGTCCATAAAATGATTTTCCCCTCTCTCTATGCCATGGTCATCCGCGGCCATCTTGATATTCCGATTATTGGCGTAGCCTCGTCCGAATGGAATGTAGATCGGTTAACAAAGCATGTGCGGCACAGTATCGATGCTGCGGGAGGCGTAACGGATCACCAGGCTTTCCGTCGTCTCCTTTCGCTGCTGCGCTATGTGAAAGGTGACTATCGTGATGAAACCACCTTCGCGGCCATCAAACGGGAACTCAGATCGGCCTCGCGTCCCGCGCATTATCTCGCCATTCCCCCCACCTTGTTTGCGACGGTCATTCAGGGATTGGGAGCGGCAGGTCTCGCAAACGAGGCACGTCTGATCGTAGAAAAACCATTCGGGCGGGATCTTGCCTCAGCGCAAGCGCTCAACCGTACCGCCCAATCCGTCTTCCCGGAGAGTTCGATTTTTCGCATTGATCACTACCTCGGGAAGGAAGCGATCATGAACATTCTCTATTTTCGCTTTGCCAACTCCTTCCTTGAGCCGATCTGGAATCGCAACTACATCGCCGGGGTACAGCTCACGTTGAGCGAGGCGTTCGGTGTAAAAACCCGCGGTGCATTCTACGAAAGTGCCGGCTGTCTTCGGGACGTGATTCAGAATCATCTGTTGCAAGTTGTGGCATTGCTGGCCATGGAGCCTCCTGCCTATCAGGGCTATGCCGCGATCCACAGTGAGAAGGCCAAGGTATTCCAGGCCATGCGTTCCCTGAAGCCCAGGGACGTCGTGCGAGGTCAATATGCGGGGTATCGCCTCGAGCCAGGAGTGGCTAAAGGATCGAACGTGGAAACCTATTGTGCGGTTCGCCTATTTATCGATTCTTGGAGATGGGACGGCGTGCCCTGGTACCTCCGTTCAGGAAAATGTTTGGCAGAAACGGCCGCCGAAGTACTCGTGGAGTTGAAAGATCCGCCTCAAAAACTCTTCTCGGATTCTACGCTGTCTGCGGAGCGGACCAACTATCTCCGCTTTCGGCTTTCGCCGAGGACCGCCGTCGCGCTGGCGGCGCGCACGAAACGGCCGGGGCATGAGTTTGTCGGGGATCAGCAGGAACTGTATCTGTTGGATGAACACCCGGGAGAAGAAGGGCCATATGAACGCCTCTTAGGGGATGCCTTATTGGGCGATAACGCGCTCTTCACCCGCCAGGATGCAGTCGAGGCCGCATGGGCCGTCGTTGATCCCGTATTGAAGCGCCACTCCAAAGTCCTTCCTTATAAGCGAGGCAGTTGGGGCCCAGTTGGTAGAGATCAGGGCGTCGAGCCGGAGAGAGGTTGGCACAATCCGGAGTTGGGCGGTTTAAATACTCGGAGACCAAAACGTCAACGCACTTGA